From one Streptomyces mobaraensis genomic stretch:
- a CDS encoding SCO2195 family GlnR-regulated protein, producing MQAAPARATTATAAHSFSALPSTLAVRPPSVTGALLALERLLLRGGQRTARRNAWTAVLEDRRRAKDRREAQHLLETAVLEAAAAPGPQDT from the coding sequence ATGCAGGCCGCGCCCGCCCGCGCGACGACGGCGACCGCCGCGCACTCCTTCTCCGCCCTGCCTTCCACGCTGGCCGTCCGGCCGCCCTCGGTGACGGGCGCGCTGCTGGCCCTGGAACGCCTGCTGCTGCGCGGCGGCCAGCGCACCGCCCGCCGCAACGCGTGGACCGCGGTCCTGGAGGACCGCCGCCGGGCCAAGGACCGGCGCGAGGCCCAGCACCTCCTGGAGACCGCGGTCCTGGAGGCCGCGGCGGCCCCCGGCCCGCAGGACACGTAA
- the lipA gene encoding lipoyl synthase — protein MSAVAPDGRKMLRLEVRNAQTPIERKPEWIKTRAKMGPEYTELQGLVKREGLHTVCQEAGCPNIYECWEDREATFLIGGDQCTRRCDFCQIDTGKPQALDRDEPRRVAESVRSMELKYATITGVARDDLEDGGAWLYAETVRQIHGLMPDTGVELLIPDFNAKPDQLAEVFSSRPEVLAHNVETVPRIFKRIRPGFRYERSLEVITKAREAGLVTKSNLILGMGEEREEITQALRDLHEAGCELITITQYLRPSPRHHPVERWVKPQEFVELQQEAEEIGYAGVMSGPLVRSSYRAGRLYRQAIEKRSEAAA, from the coding sequence GTGTCCGCTGTCGCACCCGACGGACGCAAGATGCTGCGCCTTGAGGTCCGGAACGCCCAGACCCCCATCGAGCGCAAGCCCGAATGGATCAAGACCCGGGCGAAGATGGGCCCCGAGTACACCGAGCTCCAGGGTCTGGTGAAGCGCGAGGGCCTGCACACGGTGTGCCAGGAAGCGGGCTGTCCCAACATCTACGAGTGCTGGGAGGACCGCGAGGCGACGTTCCTCATCGGCGGCGACCAGTGCACCCGGCGCTGTGACTTCTGCCAGATCGACACCGGCAAGCCGCAGGCCCTGGACCGCGACGAGCCCCGCCGCGTGGCCGAATCCGTACGGTCCATGGAGCTCAAGTACGCGACGATCACCGGCGTGGCCCGCGACGACCTGGAGGACGGCGGCGCCTGGCTGTACGCCGAGACCGTCCGCCAGATCCACGGCCTGATGCCGGACACCGGCGTCGAGCTGCTGATCCCCGACTTCAACGCCAAGCCCGACCAGCTGGCCGAGGTCTTCTCGTCCCGCCCCGAGGTGCTGGCGCACAACGTCGAGACGGTCCCCCGGATCTTCAAGCGCATCCGCCCCGGCTTCCGCTACGAGCGCTCGCTGGAGGTCATCACCAAGGCCCGCGAGGCCGGCCTGGTGACGAAGTCCAACCTGATCCTCGGCATGGGCGAGGAGCGCGAGGAGATCACCCAGGCCCTCCGCGACCTCCACGAGGCGGGTTGCGAACTCATCACGATCACCCAGTACCTGCGCCCGTCGCCGCGCCACCACCCGGTGGAGCGGTGGGTGAAGCCGCAGGAGTTCGTGGAGCTCCAGCAGGAGGCCGAGGAGATCGGCTACGCCGGCGTGATGTCGGGTCCGCTGGTCCGCTCGTCGTACCGGGCGGGGCGGCTGTACCGCCAGGCGATCGAGAAGCGGAGCGAGGCGGCGGCGTAA
- the lipB gene encoding lipoyl(octanoyl) transferase LipB: MSELRFVHLGFGADAVEYQEAWQEQRRVHAARFADEIPDTCLMVEHPAVYTAGRRTEDSERPLDGTPVVDVDRGGKITWHGPGQLVGYPILKLPRPVDVIAHVRRLEEALIRACAEFGLATTRVEGRSGVWVLGEARERLAASGLQLDLAAPRPADDEFDPRLSGPEYAPSNAGQRGEDRKLAAIGIRIAKGVTMHGFALNCDPDNTWFDRIVPCGIRDAGVTSLSNELGRRVTVGEVLPVVEKHLREVLETAEPLPRAV, translated from the coding sequence GCAGGAGCAGCGCCGCGTCCACGCGGCCCGGTTCGCGGACGAGATCCCGGACACCTGCCTGATGGTGGAGCACCCGGCGGTCTACACGGCCGGACGGCGCACGGAGGACAGCGAGCGCCCCCTGGACGGGACGCCGGTCGTCGACGTGGACCGCGGCGGCAAGATCACCTGGCATGGCCCGGGCCAGCTCGTCGGCTACCCGATCCTCAAGCTCCCGCGCCCGGTGGACGTCATCGCGCACGTCCGCCGGCTGGAGGAGGCCCTGATCCGGGCCTGCGCGGAGTTCGGACTGGCCACCACCCGGGTCGAGGGCCGCAGCGGCGTCTGGGTCCTCGGCGAGGCGCGCGAGCGGCTCGCGGCCAGCGGCCTGCAGCTGGACCTCGCGGCCCCCCGCCCGGCGGACGACGAGTTCGACCCGCGCCTCAGCGGCCCCGAGTACGCCCCCTCCAACGCCGGCCAGCGCGGCGAGGACCGCAAGCTCGCCGCGATCGGCATCCGCATCGCCAAGGGCGTCACCATGCACGGCTTCGCCCTGAACTGCGACCCCGACAACACCTGGTTCGACCGCATCGTGCCGTGCGGCATCCGGGACGCCGGAGTGACGTCGCTCTCGAACGAGCTGGGCCGGCGGGTCACCGTCGGCGAGGTGCTGCCCGTCGTGGAGAAGCACCTGCGGGAGGTCCTGGAGACGGCCGAGCCGCTGCCGCGGGCGGTGTAG